One Sporosarcina sp. ANT_H38 genomic window, ATCAGCAACGCTGCTTTTGCGCTTTCCATTTGGAAAGTAACATATTTACCGGCAACTTCATGGCTGATTTTAATATCATCGATACCCATATTGGTTGCAATCATTTTTAAATAGTGTTCTGTTTCCGCAATTGCTACTTCATCAGACAATCCTTCAATTTGGATTTCTTCGTTTTCTACAAGTGTTTCATCGGATTCAACTACGACTTCTACCTCAAATGGTTGAATTTCCATTATAGGTTCGGTTTCTTCAGGCACCGATACCTCTTCAGAGACGGAAGGTTCTTCAAAATTTACGATAGTCACGGTCACTTCAGCTTCTTTTGCACCGAAACCCAGAAATCCTTTTTTCCCCTGATTGATCACTTCGACTTCTACTTCATCACGCATAACGCCAAGTGATGCTAATGCTGATGAAATCGCTAATTCAACCGTGGTTCCCCTTCGCGTCATCTTTGTCATTTCCGTTTCCCTCCCACTTTTACAAGTTCCACTTCTTTTTTCTTAAATGGTTTGTAAATGAAGATGTTTTGGATAATTGAAATGATATTACCGATCACCCAATACAATGAAAGTGCTGCCGGCAAGAATGAACCAAAGATCATAATCATGAATGGCATGATATACATCATTATTTTCATCTGCGGGTTGTCCATTGCAGGACCTGTACGAAGAACGATGAACTGCATGGCTCCAGCTAAAACAGCAAGTGTAATACTTGGTGCTGCAAGTTCAAACCATAAGAAATCTCCAATATCGTATGTGACATTCATTCGGCTGATGGCATGATAGAAGCCAAATAGGATTGGCATCTGGATGAGGACTGGTAAACAACCTGCCGCCGGATTAATTTTACGTTCTGACATAATTTTTTGCATTTCTTCACGGTACTTTTGTTGTGTAACCGCATCTTTTGATTTGTACTTCTCTTTGAGTGCTTTCAGTTCAGGCTGGATTTCCTGCATCCGTTTTGAACTCTGCGTCTGTTTGATCATTAATGGAAGCAAGACAAGTCGAATGATAATTGTAACTGCGACAATTCCGTACCCGTATGTTCCTAATATGTCTTTAAATGTCGTTATAAGAGAAACTAACGGCCAAACAACAAATTTGTTCCAAAATCCTTCACTGCTCTCGTAAATTGGTTCTTGGAACTCCGAACATCCTGCAAGAAATACTGACAATGCTGTCAGCATGAGGACTAGCGCTAATTTCTTTTTCAAATCAGTTCCCCCAAATCTTATCTTCTTCAATATAAAAGGCCCTATCGACCAATACTAACAGTTTATCACGTTCATTTACTTCCTTCTACTTCTTTAAGACACGAGAAATACGCAGGACGTGCTGCAAACTTTTCTTCGTTTCGTGAAAATCTAATGTGGCCGCCTGATGTCTGGCGATGATGACATAATCCATATCGTTCCGCAGTTCGTCTTTCACTTCCAGGAAGGACTGTCGTAAATACCGTTTGATCCTATTTCGGGCGACTGCATTACCTACTTTTTTGCTGACGGACAGACCAATTCTGAATTCTGGCTGATCTTCCTTCCTATAGGAATATACAACAAATTGGCGATTAGCAAACGACTTCCCTTTTTTGAAGACTTCTTGGAATTCCTCGTTTTTCTTTATTCGTTGACGTCTATTCATATAATACACCTGCTCCGTCATCTATAATTATAGTTCTTCATTAATAAACAAGAAAAAAGACCACTGAAATGTCAGTGGCCTTATGCTGATAGGACTTTTCTTCCTTTGCGACGACGAGCTGCAAGAATTCTGCGTCCGCTTTTCGAGCTCATTCTTTCACGAAAACCGTGAACTTTACTACGCTTACGTTTATTTGGTTGGTAAGTACGTTTCATCTTTAAGACACCTCCTGCATTGATTGTCTATTTATTGCTGTGACAGTCTAGATTAGTATATCGGATTTCCATGGTAAAAGTCAACCCTTTCCTATTCAACGGTAATTTAGGCTATTATAGTTTATCGAATTTCACCCAAATAAGTTATCCACCGTTTCCATCACTTCTTTTCAATAGCGATGTGGATAGTCTTTTTCGGGATTTTTTTATGCACAATGCTTATCGACACCTTCCCAACATACTAAGACCTGTGGATAAATATTATATCCACATCTGCTCGCACTGTGGATAAGGCTCGAGAGTCCTTGTAATCGATAGCATTTCCTGTTACAATGAGATGAATTTGTTGTGCACATAATTTTATAGCAATTTTCTTATCCACAGTTGTTAATACATTGTGGATAATTTTTTCAACATTTTTGCATAATTGTTATCCACACGGTGGAAAACTGTGTATAATACATATCCTCGGGTTTTTTATTTTCATTGCAAAGGAGGCACACGTTTGGAACACTTAGAAGAATTATGGATGGAAGTTTTGTCGAAGGTTGAGCAGAAGATTTCAAGACCCAGTTTTGAAACTTGGCTTAAGGCGACAAAATTGATGTCTTATGGCGAAGAGAATGTCACCATAGCTGCACCTAACTCATTTGCCAAAGATTGGCTTGAAAATCACTATGTACATCTTATAACAGGAATTCTATCCGAATTGACTGGTGAAGACCGGATCATTCAGTTTGTTGTCCCTAAAAACATGGAAGAAAATGATTTCATGTTACCTAAACCCACTGTGAAACCAATAGAAAAGGTTCCAGTAACATCGGCACCTGGAATGCTCAATCTAAAATATACGTTCGACACGTTCGTCATTGGTTCAGGAAACCGTTTTGCCCATGCAGCATCACTTGCTGTTGCTGAAGCACCGGCAAAAGCCTATAATCCGCTGTTTATCTATGGGGGCGTCGGGCTCGGAAAAACACACTTAATGCATGCAATTGGTCACTATGTACTCGAACAGAACCCATCAGCAAAAGTCATGTATCTTTCATCAGAGAAGTTTACGAATGAATTTATCAACTCAATTCGCGATAATAAAGCAGTCGAATTCCGTAATCGTTATCGGAATGTAGACGTGCTCCTAATAGATGATATTCAATTCCTTGCTGGAAAAGAACAAACGCAAGAAGAGTTTTTCCATACATTCAATACGCTTCACGAGGAATCGAAACAGATTGTCATTTCAAGTGACCGACCTCCAAAAGAGATCCCTACCCTTGAAGACAGGCTTAGATCACGCTTTGAGTGGGGTCTTATTACAGATATAGCACCTCCGGACTTGGAAACGCGCATTGCAATTTTACGTAAAAAGGCAAAAGCGGATGGCCTCGTTGATATTCCAAATGAAGTCATGCTGTACATTGCCAACCAAATTGATTCAAACATACGTGAACTAGAAGGGGCTCTTATACGCGTTGTTGCCTATTCATCACTCGTTAATTCAGATATCAATACAGATCTTGCTGCGGAGGCATTGAAAGATATCATTCCAAATTCGAGACCTCGGACTGTAACGATTCTCGACATCAAAAAAGCAGTCGGAGACCACTTTGATATACGTCTAGAAGATTTCACTGCAAAGAAAAGAACTAGAGCGATCGCATTTCCTCGACAAATTGCCATGTTCCTTTCCAGAGAACTCACCGATTTCTCCCTACCTAAAATCGGATCTGAATTTGGTGGACGAGATCATTCAACTGTTATTCATGCGCATGAGAAGATTAGACAAATGTTAAAAGACGATCAATCTCTGCAACAAGATGTTCAAGATATTCGTAATGTTCTTGGCAGAGGTTAACACTGTGCATAACATATAATAAGAGGTGCACACCTACAAACACGTTATACACATGTGGAAAACGTGTAGGCGTCAAGGGAAAATGGACTTACCCACATATCCACAGCCCCTACTACTATTACTACTACTTTATTAATCATTAATAATATATATACTAAGCGAGGGTACAGAATGAAATTTGAAATTATGAGAGACAAGCTGCTTGATGGATTAAGCGATGTTATGAAAGCTATCAGTCAAAAAGTTGCAACTCCGATTTTGACTGGTATCAAAATCGAAGTGAATGAAAGTGGAGTCACATTAACAGGAAGTGATTCTGATATTACTATTTGTACATTCATTCCAGCCGAAGATAATGGCGAACAAATTATACGCGTTGTCGAAAAAGGTAGTATCGTACTACAAGCAAAAGTTTTTAGTGAGATCGTACGTAAACTCCCAACGAATCAAGTAATAATTGAAGTTGCGAATGGACTCCAAACACATATTCAATCTGGTAAGTCTGAATTCCATCTAATTGGATTAGATCCGGAAGACTATCCGATTCTTCCAGAAGTAAAAGATGAATATCTATTTTCATTGCCATCGGATCTGATGAAATCAATCATTCGTGAAACAGTTTTTGCCGTGTCTCAACAAGAAACTAGACCGGTATTAACAGGAGTCCTATGGGAAGCGAAAGATGGTGGACTCGCCTGTATCGCTACTGACAGTCATAGATTGGCAAGAAGACTGACGATACCTGAAGAAATGCCAGACGTTCCGTTCAGTGTAGTTATCCCCGGAAAAAGTCTTCAAGAATTGAATAAAATTTTGCCTGATAACGGTGAACTTGTGGATATCGTCATTGCAGATCAACAAGTGTTATTCAAAACACGTGGCGTGTTATTTTATTCGCGTCTGCTAGAAGGTAATTATCCTGATACTTCCCGTCTTATCCCGTTAGAATATAAAACGTCGGTGACGGTGAATGGTCGCCTTCTTCTTCAGGCAATTGACAGGGCTTCGCTCCTTGCACGCGAAGAACGGAATAATATTGTTCGTTTCTCCGCCAATGAAGGAAAAGTCATTGAAATCTCTTCTAATTCACCTGAAGTAGGTAAGGTAGAGGAATTGGTAGAGGCAATTGGCGTGATTGGAGAAGAATTGAACATCTCATTCAGTGCTAAATATATGATGGATGCATTGAAAGCAATTGATGGGCAAGACATAACCATTCAATTTACAGGAGCTATGCGACCTTTCATCTTGAAATCGGTTGATGACGATTCAATCTTGCAACTTATTCTCCCTGTACGGACATACTGAATCTCGAAGGATAGTCACTTATTTGACTATCCTTTTTACTTACTGCCGAAAGTCAGCTAAAATAGAAAGACAGACTAACTTGCGAAAGGTTGAGACCCCATGGAAAATCTTACAATCGATACAGAGTTCATCACTCTAGGACAATTATTAAAAATGACAAATACAATCAGTTCAGGCGGTATGGCTAAATGGTTTTTGGATGAATACATTGTCTACGTCAATGGTGAGGAGGAACAACGACGAGGTAAAAAGCTTCGTGACGGAGATGTTGTTAAGATTCCCAATGTCGGCACATATAAAGTAATTGAACTACACGACGGTCAAACGGATGCATATTGAACGACTTGCATTAACGGATTACCGGAATTATGGATCACTCGACCTCTCATTTTCTCCAAATATTAATGTGTTAATTGGTGAAAATGCTCAAGGAAAAACTAACATCATGGAAGCAATTTACGTTCTATCTATGGCAAAATCGCATAGAACTTCGAATGATCGTGAATTAATACGCTGGGACCAAGAATATGGTAAAATAGAAGGGGACATAAAACGTAAATATGGACGACTGCCATTAGAATTGACCATTTCAAAAAAAGGCAAGAAAGCGCGTGTCAATCATCTTGAACAGAAACGTCTTAGCTTGTACATTGGTCAATTGAATGTTGTCATGTTTGCCCCCGAAGATTTAAATCTTGTAAAAGGTAGCCCCCAGGTGAGAAGACGATTTTTAGATATGGAAATCGGCCAAATTTCCCCAACCTATTTACATGATCTTTTAACATTTCAAAAAGTACTTAAACAGCGTAATGCTATCTTAAAAGACAATAGGGGAAAATTAAATCTTAACGATGTCATGTTTGATATTTATACAGAGCAGTATATTCAAGTAGCCGTCCAGATTATTCGTAAAAGGTTTTATTTCATGGAACTTTTACAAAAATGGGCAGAACCAATTCATAATGGAATCTCTCGCGGCATTGAAACTCTTCAAGTTTCTTATGGGACACTAAAAGAGCTTGATTCCGGACAGACTGTGGAACAAATGCAGTCGATACTCGGTCAACGATTACTTGAAGCGAGACGCCGTGAACTAGATCGCGGTATGACCCTGATAGGACCACATAGAGATGATCTTCATTTTTTCGTTAACGGGTACGATATACAAACGTATGGATCGCAGGGGCAGCAGCGGACAACGGCGCTGTCCCTTAAACTTGCGGAAATAGAACTTGTAAAGCAAGAAGTTGGAGAAGCACCCGTCCTGCTTCTTGATGATGTCTTGTCTGAACTTGATGATTACCGGCAATCACACCTTTTGAACACAATTCAAGGGGAAGTGCAAACAATCGTCACGACGACGAACGTAGCAGGGATTGACCACGAAACAATTCGTCAGGCAAACATATTCGAAGTTGCAGCAGGTGAAGTGGCTAAGAAAGAGGATTGACTTATCCCTTAAAATAGACACTGGCAATACAAATGTTAGACGTTCGGAAAGGGAAGGTGAACAGTTTGGCAATGGAAGAGAAAGATATGCAGGTGGCATATGATGAAAATCAAATCCAAGTCTTAGAAGGACTGGAAGCTGTCCGCAAACGTCCAGGTATGTATATCGGGACAACAAGTTCTAGAGGACTTCACCATCTTGTATGGGAAATTGTTGACAATAGTATTGACGAAGCACTAGCAGGCTACTGCGACCATATCGAAGTGACGATAGAAAAGGATGATTGGGTCCGAGTCGATGATAATGGTCGCGGCATTCCAGTTGGTACTCAGGAATCCACGGGTCGACCTGCTGTGGAAGTTATTATGACTGTACTTCACGCTGGAGGTAAATTTGGCGGTGGAGGCTATAAAGTTTCTGGTGGTTTGCACGGAGTTGGTGCATCTGTCGTGAATGCACTATCCGAAAAGACTGAAGTCTATGTTAGACGTGACGGAGAAGTTCATTTCATCGAGTTTGAACGTGGTGCTGTGTCAAAAGAACTTTGTGTAATCGGTAAAACTGATGAAACTGATAAAACTGGAACAAGAATCCGTTTTAAGGCAGACCCGGAAATATTCACAGAAACAACAGTATATGAGTATGAGATTTTGGCAAACCGTCTTCGTGAGCTTGCATATCTAAACCGTGGTCTGCGGATTACGATTACTGATGAGCGCGGCGAAGAAGAACGGAGCGACATCTATTACTACGAAGGCGGCATCAAGTCGTACGTCGAACACTTGAATAAAAACAAAGAACCTATTCATGATGAACCAATTTACCTTGAAGGTGAAAAAGACGGAATTTCGATTGAAATCGCTATGCAATATAATAGCGGTTATGCAGAAAATCTGTTTTCATTCGCCAACAATATCAATACCTACGAGGGCGGTACACATGAATCAGGCTTTAAGACAGCACTGACACGCGTTATTAACGATTATTCTCGTAAGAACGGCGTGCTGAAAGAGGCTGATCCGAATTTGTCCGGTGATGACGTACGTGAAGGATTAACGGCCATCATTTCGATTAAACACCCGGATCCGCAGTTTGAGGGACAGACGAAGACAAAACTGGGTAACTCTGAAGTTAGTACGATCACTAACTCATTGTTTTCAGAAGGATTCCAACGATTCTTGCTTGAAAATCCGACAACGGCACGTCAAATCATTGATAAAAGTCTTATGGCAGCACGGGCACGTCTTGCTGCAAAAAATGCGCGTGAATTCACACGCCGGAAATCAGTGCTTGAAGTATCTAGTCTTCCGGGGAAACTGGCAGACTGTTCCTCACGTGACCCAGCTATAAGTGAACTGTATATCGTTGAAGGTGACTCGGCGGGCGGTTCAGCTAAAATGGGACGCGACCGTCACTTCCAAGCAATTCTTCCGCTTCGAGGAAAAATCTTGAACGTTGAAAAAGCACGTCTTGACCGTATTTTAGGTAACTTAGAAATCCGTGCAATGATTACGGCACTTGGTACAGGTATCGGAGAAGAATTCGATCTTTCAAAAGCACGCTATCATAAACTTGTTATTATGACCGATGCCGATGTCGACGGTGCACATATTCGTACTCTTCTTTTAACCTTCTTCTTCCGATTCATGCGGCCACTTATCGAAGCAGGCTATGTTTACATTGCCCAACCGCCTCTTTACCGTGTAAAACAAGGGAAAACTGAAGAGTATTGCTACACAGAGGAAGAGCTTCAAGAAATCTTCAGCCGGCTTTCACCGATGCCGAAACCAGTCATTACCCGCTATAAAGGATTAGGGGAAATGGATGCAACACAACTATGGGATACTACAATGGATCCTGATCAGCGTACACTCCTACAAGTTCATCTTGAAGATGCGTTTGACGCTGATTCGACATTCCAGCAACTTATGGGAGACGAAGTCGAACCACGGCGCAAATTTATAGAAGAGAATGCAATGTATGTGAAAAATATAGATACGTGATTGATTAGTTGAAATGAAAAAACGCTATATATTGAACAAATGAATACCTATAAAAACTGAGTGAAGGCGCCTTACAGAGGATAGCCAAAACCCTAAGACTTGTGGCGCAAGTTGCTTGGCTTAGGATGGGAGGAATCCCGTAGCGAATTCAATGGGATTCTTTTATTTCAACATGTATACTCAGGTAATTGAACTATCTTTTCTTAAGGATTTTTGAGTTGAAAGGAGCCTAACAAACATGGCAGATATGCCGCAACGTGGTGTTAAGGGGATTAACATTAGTACAGAAATGAAGACATCGTTTCTTGATTATGCAATGAGTGTCATCGTTTCACGTGCGCTCCCCGATGTGAGGGATGGTTTAAAGCCGGTCCATCGCCGTATTCTATATGCAATGCAGGATCTCGGAAATACCGCTGATAAACCGCATAAGAAATCCGCACGTATTGTCGGAGACGTCATCGGTAAGTATCATCCTCATGGCGATAGTGCTGTATATGACACGATGGTACGGATGGCTCAGGATTTCAACTACCGTTACATGCTTGTCGACGGTCATGGTAACTTTGGTTCTGTCGATGGTGATGGTGCAGCTGCAATGCGGTATACGGAATCTCGTATGTCGCGTATTGCAATGGAACTTCTCCGGGACATTAATAAAGACACTGTTGATTACCAAGATAACTATGATGGACAAGAGAGAGAGCCGATCGTTCTCCCAAGCCGATATCCGAACTTACTCGTCAACGGGACAACTGGAATTGCGGTAGGAATGGCCACGAATATTCCTCCACATCATCTTGGAGAAACAATTGATGCTGTCCTTGCACTTGCTGACAATCCTGCGATTACAACCGAAGAATTGCTGGAAATTATCCCTGGGCCAGACTTTCCAACTGGCGGGATCATTCTTGGTCGTAGCGGAATCAGAAGAGCTTATGAAACAGGACGGGGTTCAGTTATCATTCGCGGTAGAGTCGAAATTGAACAGCAGTCAAATGGCAGGGAAACAATCCTTGTACATGAGTTGCCATTCCAGGTAAACAAGGCACGCCTGATTGAAAAAATTGCTGAACTAGTACGTGAAAAGAAAATTGATGGTATTACTGACCTGCGCGATGAATCGGATCGTACCGGCATGCGAATAGTCATGGAAGTACGTCGTGACGCAAATGCAAACGTACTGTTAAACAATCTGTATAAACAAACAGCATTGCAATCTAGCTTCGGTGTCAACATGTTAGCGCTCGTTGATGGTCAACCAAAAGTCCTCGCATTAAAGGAAATTTTGTTCCATTACCTTGAACACCAAAAAGTTGTCATCCGTAGACGTACTCAGTACGACTTGAAAAAAGCAGAAGATCGCGCTCATATTTTAGAAGGTCTACGTATAGCACTTGATAATATTGATAGAATCATCGCCCTTATTCGTGGATCTAAAACAACAGATGAAGCGAAAACAGGATTGATGGATCAATTTAACTTATCTGATCGTCAAGCGCAGGCTATCCTTGATATGCGACTTCAACGTTTGACAGGGCTTGAGCGTGACAAAATTGAAAGTGAATATGAAGCATTGCAACTCCTTATGTCAGAACTCCGTGCGATTCTTGCAGATGAATCAAAACTGCTTGAGATTATTCGTGAGGAATTGCTTGAAGTGAAAATTCGTTTTGAAGATAAACGCAGAACGGAAATTACACTGGGTGGGGCTGAAATGTTCGAGGATGAAGATCTTATCCCAGTTGAAAACTCAGTATTAACACTTACACATAATGGTTACATCAAACGTTTGCCTGCTAATACGTACCGCAGTCAGCGTCGTGGTGGTCGCGGTATACAAGGGATGGGCACGAATGACGATGACTTCGTTGAACATTTATTGAATACGTCGACGCACGATACTATCTTATTCTTCACAAGCAGAGGACGGGTATTCCGTACGAAAGGCTATCAAGTACCTGAATATAGTCGGACTGCAAAAGGATTACCTATTATTAATTTGTTAGGTGTCGATAAAGATGAGAAAGTAACAGCCATGATTCCTGTAGATGTATTTGAGGATGACAAATACTTATTCTTCTCAACTCGTAACGGAATTGTTAAACGTACACCTGTTTCCGAATTTGCTAATATCCGTTCAAATGGATTGATTGCACTTACCCTTCGAGGTGATGATGAACTCATTGGCGTCAAAATGACTAAAGGCGATGAGAATATTTCCATTGGTACAAAGGATGGTATGTTAATCAAGTTCAATGAGACAGATATTCGTTCTATGGGTCGGATAGCGGGCGGAGTCCGTGGTATCCGTCTAAGAGAAGGCGATATTGTAATCGGTATGGATACGGTGAATGAAGGAGACGAAATCCTAGTCGTTACAGAAAAAGGATTCGGAAAACGTACGCCTGAAGTTGAATATCGTATTCAAACACGCGGCGGGTATGGTCTGAAGACGCTTAATGTAACAGAGCGCAACGGTCTTCTCGTTGCGATGAAGACAGTGGATGGTACTGAAGATTTAATGCTTATCACTATACATGGCATCCTGATCCGTATGGACATCGATGACATTTCTGTTATTGGACGCAGTACGCAGGGAGTACGTTTAATCCGCCTAGGAGAAGATGAACTTGTTGCAACTGTTGCAAAAGTGGTGAAAGAAGAAGAAGAAGAAGAAGAACTCAACGACAGTAATGTTGAAGAGAAAGAAGTCCCTTCTGAAAATAATGAAGACCACGAATTATCTTCTGATGAGGAAAACGACGAAGATAGCGAGTCTTAAGTAAAGAGGTTATTGAAATGGGTTAAATACCTATTTCAATAACCTTTTTTTTACACCGCTTATTATCTTATCGTTTAATTTAAATAGTTAGAGTATGATAGAAAGAACTATAAGGTGAAAGTGGGTATCATTGATGACGGAAATCTTTGTTAAAACAAGTGATCTGCGCCCGGGAATAATTGCAAGTGAAAACATATTCGTAAATACTATCTATCCTATTCTAAGAAAAGATACAGAGCTCTCACTAGAGCATATAAATGTTTTAAATGCATTCGGAGTGAAAAGGGTAAAAGTCGAAGAACGTCTTGTCGTCAAAAGAGAAGATGCATATGATGATAACGAAGGTCCAGTGGATCCCGATGAAGTGCTCGCGAAAATACCAATAAAAAAGTCAGATTTGCAAACACGATACATTGATGCGGTTCATAACTATAAAAAGGAGTTTTTCGGCTGGCGAGCAGGTGTACGTCCGGATATAGCAAAGGTTCGTTCTATAGTAATACCTCTATTAGAGACGTTTATTGAGCAGAAAAAAATGTTACTATTATTAAACGGGTTTTCAAATATTAAAGACTACACATATCATCATTCAATGGGTGTCGGAATACTGGCTTCTGCCATCAGCAGACAAATGGGATTCCCAAAAGGACAAACCTTACAGCTTGGACTTGCCGGCGCACTTGCAGATTGTGGAATGGCTAAAATTGATGTGGCGGTTACGGAAAAAGCAGCATACCTTACAAAGGATGAATTCCATGAGGTAAAGCAACATACTTTGTATAGTTATCAAATGATTCAAGATACACCCCTTTTGCGACAAGAAATGAAATTGGCAATCTTCCAGCACCATGAGCGTCTTGACGGTAGCGGATATCCACGCGGGGAGAAAGTAAATCAAATTTCCGTGTTTTCACAAATATTAGCAGTTGCAGATGTCTTCCACGCCATGACATCAGAACGGATACATCGTTCAAAGCAGTCTCCGTTTAAAGTAATAGAGATGATAAGAGAAGAAGAGTTTGGGAAGTTTGATATTAAAGTTGTCCAGGCATTGCATGATCTTGTGGGAAATATTTCTATTGGTACAAAGGTTCTACTGACTAATGGAGAGGTGGGGGAAGTTATATTCGTTCACCGTGATGCAAGATTACGTCCAATGGTAAAGAAAAGTGTGGATGGATCTATATTTGATCTCACCACAAATCGTCATATTGCAATAGAAAAGGTATTGGAATAGAAGACTTTTTTCATATGTAATAGTAAAAAGGCTTGAAATGGCGCATCCTTGAGCTTTTGAAAGTGAAATGAAAACTATTTTGGAATAAGTCTTGCGTTTTGTAAGATAGAATGATATATTTATAAACGTTGCGTTTC contains:
- the gyrA gene encoding DNA gyrase subunit A; this translates as MADMPQRGVKGINISTEMKTSFLDYAMSVIVSRALPDVRDGLKPVHRRILYAMQDLGNTADKPHKKSARIVGDVIGKYHPHGDSAVYDTMVRMAQDFNYRYMLVDGHGNFGSVDGDGAAAMRYTESRMSRIAMELLRDINKDTVDYQDNYDGQEREPIVLPSRYPNLLVNGTTGIAVGMATNIPPHHLGETIDAVLALADNPAITTEELLEIIPGPDFPTGGIILGRSGIRRAYETGRGSVIIRGRVEIEQQSNGRETILVHELPFQVNKARLIEKIAELVREKKIDGITDLRDESDRTGMRIVMEVRRDANANVLLNNLYKQTALQSSFGVNMLALVDGQPKVLALKEILFHYLEHQKVVIRRRTQYDLKKAEDRAHILEGLRIALDNIDRIIALIRGSKTTDEAKTGLMDQFNLSDRQAQAILDMRLQRLTGLERDKIESEYEALQLLMSELRAILADESKLLEIIREELLEVKIRFEDKRRTEITLGGAEMFEDEDLIPVENSVLTLTHNGYIKRLPANTYRSQRRGGRGIQGMGTNDDDFVEHLLNTSTHDTILFFTSRGRVFRTKGYQVPEYSRTAKGLPIINLLGVDKDEKVTAMIPVDVFEDDKYLFFSTRNGIVKRTPVSEFANIRSNGLIALTLRGDDELIGVKMTKGDENISIGTKDGMLIKFNETDIRSMGRIAGGVRGIRLREGDIVIGMDTVNEGDEILVVTEKGFGKRTPEVEYRIQTRGGYGLKTLNVTERNGLLVAMKTVDGTEDLMLITIHGILIRMDIDDISVIGRSTQGVRLIRLGEDELVATVAKVVKEEEEEEELNDSNVEEKEVPSENNEDHELSSDEENDEDSES
- a CDS encoding HD-GYP domain-containing protein, encoding MTEIFVKTSDLRPGIIASENIFVNTIYPILRKDTELSLEHINVLNAFGVKRVKVEERLVVKREDAYDDNEGPVDPDEVLAKIPIKKSDLQTRYIDAVHNYKKEFFGWRAGVRPDIAKVRSIVIPLLETFIEQKKMLLLLNGFSNIKDYTYHHSMGVGILASAISRQMGFPKGQTLQLGLAGALADCGMAKIDVAVTEKAAYLTKDEFHEVKQHTLYSYQMIQDTPLLRQEMKLAIFQHHERLDGSGYPRGEKVNQISVFSQILAVADVFHAMTSERIHRSKQSPFKVIEMIREEEFGKFDIKVVQALHDLVGNISIGTKVLLTNGEVGEVIFVHRDARLRPMVKKSVDGSIFDLTTNRHIAIEKVLE